In Methanomicrobium antiquum, one DNA window encodes the following:
- the thiM gene encoding hydroxyethylthiazole kinase, producing MDGKASAELLTKVRSENPVIHHITNYVTVNDCANITICVGASPVMADSPDEVEEMVKIAGALVLNIGTLNKELVESMLIAGKAANDLDIPVILDPVGVGATRLRTDSALRIIDELKISVIKGNAGEIGVLAGEKATVRGVDSGTLEGSFAGVALKCSELTGAVVAISGEKDIVTDGKTVLSIENGHYMMGNLSGTGCMAASLSGAFAAVSGNYVESTASALSLFGLCGEKASVYAKGPYSYRTGICDELFRLKPVELAVDAKIKDITGNLE from the coding sequence ATGGATGGAAAGGCATCAGCAGAGCTTCTAACTAAAGTAAGGTCGGAAAATCCTGTAATACACCATATAACCAATTATGTAACTGTTAATGACTGCGCAAATATAACAATCTGCGTTGGGGCATCGCCTGTGATGGCAGACTCGCCTGATGAAGTGGAAGAGATGGTGAAGATTGCAGGAGCTCTTGTCCTAAATATAGGAACTCTCAATAAAGAGCTTGTTGAATCGATGCTTATCGCCGGAAAAGCGGCAAATGATTTAGACATTCCTGTAATCCTTGATCCTGTCGGTGTTGGAGCAACCAGGCTTCGGACAGACAGTGCTCTAAGAATTATAGATGAACTGAAAATCTCCGTTATAAAAGGAAATGCCGGAGAGATAGGTGTTTTGGCCGGCGAAAAAGCAACAGTGAGGGGTGTTGATTCAGGTACACTTGAAGGCTCTTTTGCAGGTGTCGCACTGAAGTGTTCTGAACTTACTGGAGCAGTTGTTGCAATAAGTGGTGAGAAGGATATTGTAACTGATGGAAAAACAGTTCTTTCTATTGAAAACGGTCATTATATGATGGGAAACCTGTCCGGAACAGGTTGTATGGCGGCATCTCTTTCAGGTGCATTCGCGGCGGTTTCAGGCAATTATGTTGAATCAACCGCATCTGCACTTTCATTGTTCGGACTTTGCGGAGAGAAAGCATCGGTCTATGCAAAAGGGCCTTATTCATACCGCACCGGTATTTGTGATGAATTATTCAGGCTAAAGCCTGTTGAACTTGCTGTTGATGCAAAAATAAAAGACATAACCGGCAATTTAGAATGA
- the thiE gene encoding thiamine phosphate synthase, producing the protein MTYSLYVLTDEEISGGVSHVKIAELSYAGGADCVQLRGKNTPFDSLLTSAKEICRIRDKYSRLFFVNDNIEVAIKSGADGVHLGQGDMPVSEARDISPEGFLIGISVGNLSEAIKGEADGADYIALSPTFNTSSKADAGPGNGLFELKKICENVSVPVIGIGGIGLFNACDVIRAGASGCAVISAVVAQNDIKSAASSLKAKISEEKLRLGRF; encoded by the coding sequence ATGACATATTCGTTATATGTGCTAACCGATGAGGAGATTTCAGGCGGGGTTTCTCATGTAAAAATAGCAGAGCTTTCTTATGCAGGCGGTGCCGACTGCGTCCAGCTTCGCGGAAAAAATACCCCTTTCGATTCTCTTCTAACATCTGCCAAAGAAATTTGCCGGATAAGAGACAAATACAGTCGTCTTTTTTTTGTAAACGATAATATTGAGGTTGCGATAAAATCCGGTGCAGACGGTGTTCATCTTGGGCAGGGCGATATGCCGGTTAGTGAAGCACGGGATATTTCACCCGAAGGTTTCTTAATCGGAATTTCGGTTGGTAACTTATCTGAGGCCATAAAAGGTGAAGCGGATGGTGCTGACTACATCGCCTTAAGTCCGACCTTTAATACTTCATCAAAAGCTGATGCAGGTCCTGGAAACGGTCTTTTTGAGCTTAAAAAAATTTGTGAGAATGTGTCGGTTCCTGTAATAGGAATTGGCGGAATAGGGCTTTTTAACGCATGCGATGTTATAAGAGCAGGTGCATCAGGATGTGCTGTTATATCCGCTGTTGTTGCACAAAATGACATAAAATCGGCCGCATCCAGTCTGAAAGCAAAAATTTCTGAAGAGAAACTGAGGCTTGGAAGATTTTGA
- a CDS encoding ORC1-type DNA replication protein: protein MKKDLLMWDETLFRDIEVFETDYIPEQFNFRDSQVRELALNVRPGLRGARPLNIICRGLPGTGKTTSIKKLFSEIEEQTKKLIPVYINCQIDNTKFSIFSQIYKKLTNRPPPASGTSFKNLFDMVCKLVVENDAVLLVCLDDANYLLYEKEINKVLYTLLRSHESNEGVRIGIITVISDMNIDLMQEVDQRVSSVFRPSEIYFPPYEATEISDILDERVKQGLYPGVLSNSMLEVVVEQTMKSGDLRVGIDLLKRSALNAEIDARKEIEKDDICRAYTISKYIHLSQTVKTLSAEEKNLLKVLAQISLDEKEMSAGSVFEEFKKETKTGYTRYYEMVKKFDSMRLINLNYREGRGRTRVITLRYDPDRIIAILP from the coding sequence ATGAAAAAAGATCTGCTCATGTGGGATGAAACACTTTTTCGCGATATAGAGGTATTTGAAACAGACTATATCCCCGAGCAGTTCAATTTCCGCGACAGTCAGGTAAGAGAGCTTGCATTAAATGTGCGTCCGGGACTTAGAGGGGCAAGACCTCTAAACATTATATGCAGAGGACTTCCGGGAACCGGAAAAACGACCTCAATTAAAAAGCTCTTTTCAGAGATTGAAGAGCAGACAAAAAAGCTGATTCCGGTTTACATAAACTGCCAGATAGACAATACAAAATTTTCAATTTTTTCTCAAATTTATAAAAAACTTACAAACCGCCCTCCGCCTGCTTCAGGTACATCCTTTAAAAATCTCTTTGATATGGTCTGCAAACTTGTAGTTGAAAATGATGCAGTTCTCTTAGTCTGCCTCGACGATGCAAACTATCTCCTGTATGAAAAAGAGATTAACAAAGTCTTATACACACTCCTTCGTTCACATGAGTCAAACGAAGGTGTCAGAATCGGGATTATAACAGTAATTTCTGATATGAATATAGATCTTATGCAGGAGGTTGACCAGAGGGTCTCGTCTGTATTTCGCCCCTCAGAGATTTATTTTCCGCCGTATGAGGCCACAGAAATCTCGGATATTTTAGACGAACGTGTAAAACAGGGGCTTTATCCGGGAGTTTTATCAAACTCAATGCTTGAAGTTGTTGTAGAACAGACCATGAAAAGCGGAGATCTCCGTGTAGGAATTGATCTGTTGAAGCGATCCGCTCTTAATGCAGAGATTGATGCAAGAAAAGAGATTGAAAAAGACGATATCTGCCGCGCATACACTATCTCAAAATACATACATCTTTCACAAACAGTAAAAACACTATCAGCAGAAGAAAAAAACCTCCTAAAGGTTCTTGCCCAAATTTCACTTGATGAAAAAGAGATGAGTGCCGGTTCTGTTTTTGAAGAATTTAAGAAAGAGACAAAAACAGGCTACACACGCTATTATGAAATGGTTAAAAAGTTTGATTCAATGCGGCTTATAAACCTAAATTACAGGGAAGGAAGAGGCAGAACGCGGGTAATTACACTCCGCTACGATCCTGACCGTATTATTGCGATTTTGCCATAA
- the mch gene encoding methenyltetrahydromethanopterin cyclohydrolase yields the protein MISVNELALDIFEELAEYPEDYNVEFHQLDNGARLIDCGVSTKGGYLAGKRFTEICMGGLAEVTFRNGHIKDVPMPFIDVNTDFPAISCLGSQKAGWTVKEGSFFAMGSGPARALSLMPKHTYEVIEYEDECDYAVICLESDTLPNGEVMELIADKCKVDVSNVCALVAPTASIVGSIQVAGRCVETAVYKLNELGFDTKKIESAIGTAPIPPVKKDSTRAMGCTNDATIYHGQIYLTMRAPEIVDYLDKIPSNKSSSYGEPFYDTFKAADFDFYKIDTSLFSPAEVVINELSEGKVYRTGAINPDVTLKSFGLL from the coding sequence ATGATTAGCGTAAATGAACTTGCTCTTGACATCTTCGAAGAGCTTGCAGAATATCCGGAAGACTACAATGTAGAATTCCACCAGCTTGACAACGGTGCCCGCCTTATTGACTGCGGTGTAAGCACAAAAGGCGGATACCTCGCAGGAAAGCGCTTTACAGAGATTTGCATGGGCGGCCTTGCTGAAGTCACATTCAGAAACGGGCACATAAAAGACGTTCCAATGCCTTTTATAGATGTAAACACCGACTTTCCGGCAATCTCATGCTTAGGCTCACAAAAAGCAGGCTGGACTGTAAAAGAAGGAAGTTTTTTTGCAATGGGAAGCGGTCCTGCACGTGCACTCTCTCTCATGCCAAAGCACACATATGAAGTCATTGAATACGAAGACGAATGCGATTACGCAGTAATCTGCCTTGAATCAGATACTCTTCCAAACGGCGAAGTAATGGAGTTAATTGCTGACAAGTGTAAAGTTGACGTTTCTAATGTCTGTGCACTTGTAGCACCAACAGCATCAATTGTCGGCTCAATTCAGGTTGCCGGACGCTGTGTTGAAACAGCGGTTTACAAATTAAATGAACTTGGATTTGACACCAAAAAGATTGAATCAGCGATTGGAACAGCACCTATCCCGCCTGTCAAGAAGGACTCAACACGTGCAATGGGATGCACAAACGATGCAACAATTTACCACGGTCAGATATATCTTACAATGAGAGCACCAGAGATTGTTGACTATCTTGACAAGATTCCGTCCAACAAATCAAGCTCATACGGAGAGCCTTTCTATGACACATTCAAAGCCGCAGACTTTGACTTCTACAAGATTGACACGTCACTTTTCTCTCCGGCAGAGGTCGTTATTAACGAACTTTCAGAAGGAAAGGTCTATCGCACAGGTGCAATTAATCCGGATGTTACATTAAAATCATTCGGACTTTTATAA
- a CDS encoding cupin domain-containing protein, producing MDTLRPFAIIFLIALITVSGCISQNNKEPGNQDSYEDTKNTAYFIKSTNNLMNIRVFESTLIKNIISPAFFKEAGKYPLINYELSHVIVPYGKENFLHTLKNTSETIYILSGNGTAEINGVTSNLKSGDALFIPEDSCQKLKNTGMSDLTYLSLTSPPFDESNEVFLNESLFEDRTLYPDEKALLIRSADLKKEIFFDDVEIYKILDPEILKENNIDSDMNIGIALSLIPKNSLTSPHILEGTTEVMYFISGKGNLQINRNIMTVKGMDTVYIPPGAHQSLENTGDGSLIYITITDPPYKTSADSAKL from the coding sequence ATGGACACTTTGCGCCCTTTTGCAATAATATTTTTAATAGCCCTGATAACAGTGTCCGGCTGTATCAGTCAGAATAACAAAGAGCCCGGGAATCAGGATTCTTATGAAGATACAAAAAACACTGCATATTTTATCAAATCCACCAATAATCTGATGAATATTCGTGTCTTTGAAAGCACCCTGATTAAGAATATTATATCACCTGCATTTTTCAAAGAGGCCGGCAAATATCCTTTAATAAACTATGAACTTTCTCATGTAATTGTCCCGTACGGAAAGGAAAATTTCCTTCATACTCTTAAAAATACTTCAGAGACAATATATATATTATCGGGGAATGGAACTGCCGAAATTAACGGTGTTACGTCTAATTTAAAATCAGGAGATGCCCTTTTCATTCCTGAAGATTCCTGTCAGAAGCTTAAAAACACAGGCATGTCAGATTTAACATATCTTTCACTGACATCACCTCCGTTTGATGAGTCAAACGAGGTTTTTTTAAATGAGTCACTCTTTGAAGACAGAACTTTATATCCGGATGAAAAGGCACTTTTAATAAGATCTGCTGATTTAAAAAAGGAGATTTTTTTTGATGATGTTGAAATTTACAAAATTTTAGATCCTGAAATACTAAAAGAGAACAATATTGATTCTGATATGAATATTGGAATTGCATTGTCACTGATTCCAAAAAACAGCCTCACAAGTCCGCACATTCTTGAAGGGACAACTGAGGTGATGTATTTCATCTCCGGAAAAGGAAATCTTCAGATTAATAGAAACATAATGACTGTTAAGGGCATGGATACTGTATACATTCCGCCAGGGGCACACCAGAGCCTTGAAAATACAGGTGATGGGTCACTGATTTACATAACAATAACAGATCCTCCCTACAAAACGTCTGCGGATTCAGCAAAGCTTTAA
- a CDS encoding uracil-xanthine permease family protein: MESSNRSDFLKKGISGLQILFVAFGALVLVPLITGLDPSVALFTAGLGTLIFQVVTRWKVPIFLASSFAFIPAITYGVSAWGIPSTMCGLAAAGLFYVVLSFVIRYFGVGIVHKIFPPIVVGPVIAVIGLSLAPTAVSQALGQSGDVQLIPLETSLIIAAVSLLTTIAFFAYAKGWLKLVPILFGIAAGYIVSLLFGVVKFESIFESAWVEVPHFVLPEWNLAAIIFIVPFAIAPAIEHFGDILAISSVTGKDYLKDPGIHKTMLGDGIATFAASFLSGPPNTTYSEVTGAVALTKSYNPFIMTAAAIFAIIFAFIGKIGAFLQTIPLPVMGGVMILLFGLIASLGIDQLVRNKVDLRNNKNLIILSIVLVTGIGGLFVPIGDAEIAGVGLAAILGVILNLVLPEPKEEANEDKMGVEL; this comes from the coding sequence ATGGAATCTTCTAATCGGTCTGATTTTTTAAAAAAAGGTATCAGTGGTCTTCAGATTCTTTTTGTAGCGTTTGGAGCACTTGTTTTGGTGCCACTTATAACAGGTCTTGACCCAAGTGTTGCACTTTTCACTGCGGGTCTTGGAACACTTATCTTTCAGGTTGTTACAAGATGGAAAGTGCCTATATTTCTGGCCTCGTCTTTTGCATTTATTCCTGCAATAACATACGGGGTTTCTGCATGGGGCATTCCGTCCACAATGTGCGGTCTTGCCGCCGCCGGTCTTTTTTATGTTGTTTTGAGTTTTGTTATCAGGTATTTCGGTGTTGGAATTGTGCACAAAATTTTCCCTCCTATTGTTGTCGGACCTGTGATTGCGGTCATTGGTCTGTCACTTGCACCAACCGCTGTTTCACAGGCGCTTGGACAGTCAGGAGATGTGCAGTTAATTCCTCTTGAAACATCACTGATAATTGCGGCTGTCTCTCTTCTCACAACAATTGCTTTTTTTGCATATGCAAAAGGCTGGCTTAAGCTTGTTCCGATTCTCTTTGGAATTGCGGCAGGATATATTGTATCGCTTTTGTTTGGAGTTGTTAAGTTTGAAAGCATTTTTGAGAGTGCATGGGTAGAAGTTCCACACTTTGTGCTTCCGGAGTGGAATCTTGCGGCGATAATTTTCATCGTTCCGTTTGCAATCGCACCTGCAATTGAGCATTTCGGCGATATACTTGCGATAAGCTCGGTTACAGGAAAGGATTATCTAAAAGATCCCGGAATTCACAAAACTATGCTTGGTGACGGTATCGCAACATTTGCCGCATCATTCTTAAGCGGCCCGCCAAATACCACATATTCAGAGGTTACAGGTGCGGTTGCGCTGACAAAATCATATAATCCTTTCATAATGACAGCGGCCGCAATCTTTGCAATTATTTTTGCATTCATAGGAAAGATTGGCGCATTTTTGCAGACAATTCCGCTTCCTGTTATGGGCGGTGTTATGATTCTTCTCTTTGGACTTATTGCAAGTCTTGGTATTGATCAGCTTGTTCGAAACAAAGTCGATCTTAGAAATAACAAGAACTTAATTATCCTCTCAATTGTCCTTGTAACAGGAATTGGCGGTCTTTTTGTCCCAATAGGAGATGCAGAGATTGCAGGTGTCGGTCTTGCGGCAATACTTGGAGTTATTCTAAACCTTGTTCTTCCTGAGCCAAAGGAAGAGGCAAACGAAGATAAAATGGGAGTTGAACTATAA
- a CDS encoding NAD-dependent epimerase/dehydratase family protein — translation MFSIVTGGAGFIGSNLVDALVKKGDRILVIDNLSAGNTDNISEHIKSGKVEFLQADLLSNGWEENFSGADRVYHIAADPDVRASAGIPESVYQRNVTATINVLEAMRKNNVKEIVFTSTSTVYGEAEVIPTPENYSPMIPISIYAGTKLACEAMISSYAYTFGMKAWVFRFANIIGKRSNHGVIWDFVHKLKENPKVLEILGDGKQSKSYFSVEACVDAVLFATENSDETFNFFNIGSEDWISVKELAEIVVCESGLEDVEFRYTGGDRGWVGDVPKMQLGVDKLKNLGWKPATNSKESVRSAVKTLLLEMEN, via the coding sequence ATGTTTTCAATCGTAACAGGTGGTGCAGGATTTATTGGATCAAATCTTGTTGATGCCCTTGTAAAAAAAGGGGACAGGATACTTGTAATAGATAACCTGTCAGCAGGAAATACAGATAACATAAGTGAGCATATCAAATCCGGAAAGGTTGAATTCCTGCAGGCTGATCTTTTATCAAACGGCTGGGAAGAGAATTTTTCCGGTGCTGACAGAGTATATCACATTGCCGCTGACCCGGATGTAAGGGCAAGTGCAGGGATTCCGGAATCTGTGTATCAACGTAATGTAACAGCAACAATAAATGTTCTTGAGGCTATGAGAAAGAACAATGTGAAAGAAATTGTCTTTACATCCACCTCAACAGTCTATGGAGAGGCAGAAGTAATTCCAACGCCGGAAAACTACTCACCTATGATTCCAATCTCAATTTACGCCGGAACAAAGCTTGCCTGCGAAGCGATGATCTCATCATATGCTTATACTTTTGGCATGAAAGCATGGGTTTTTCGATTTGCAAACATCATAGGAAAAAGAAGTAATCACGGAGTTATATGGGATTTCGTTCACAAACTAAAGGAAAATCCAAAAGTCCTTGAGATTTTAGGTGACGGCAAACAGTCAAAATCATACTTCTCGGTAGAGGCCTGCGTAGATGCTGTATTATTTGCCACAGAAAATTCAGATGAGACCTTCAATTTCTTCAACATCGGTTCAGAAGACTGGATTTCTGTTAAAGAACTTGCCGAAATTGTAGTTTGTGAGTCTGGTCTTGAAGATGTTGAATTCAGATACACAGGCGGAGACCGCGGCTGGGTTGGAGACGTTCCAAAAATGCAGTTGGGCGTTGACAAGCTAAAGAATCTTGGGTGGAAGCCGGCTACAAATTCAAAAGAGTCAGTCCGTTCTGCTGTAAAGACACTTCTTTTAGAGATGGAAAACTAA
- a CDS encoding tetratricopeptide repeat protein, producing MKVKSVIYLTFILFLIFFGIFVIVSSNNELRAGTGIYIADYGLENNRYEWGISACDWALEDNPENNEILIRKVKLLAALERYDEAYMLQKKVISGDASKAVSDWERLGYLGVKTGDYKGAVLAYESALSCTIEEEKSGKMDISDNEKKADLLIKLQRYDEAILIYQSLVEKEPENPSIWIGLGDAYLYKSLLASGQLKDMYSTLSLERPEEKKSASFDMSSFESHRKAVDAYNKAVELDPMVYPIIAAKILGNYEKTINNYQDILKGMNG from the coding sequence ATGAAAGTTAAATCTGTCATTTATCTTACATTCATCTTATTTTTGATATTTTTTGGTATATTTGTTATTGTATCTTCCAATAACGAATTAAGAGCAGGGACTGGAATATATATCGCAGACTACGGTCTTGAAAACAACAGGTACGAATGGGGCATTTCCGCATGCGACTGGGCTTTGGAGGATAATCCTGAGAATAATGAAATACTGATTAGGAAAGTAAAACTTCTGGCAGCCCTTGAAAGATATGATGAAGCATACATGCTTCAAAAGAAGGTTATATCCGGCGATGCTTCAAAAGCAGTATCTGACTGGGAGAGGCTTGGATATCTGGGAGTAAAGACCGGGGATTATAAAGGAGCAGTTTTAGCGTATGAGTCTGCTCTGTCCTGTACAATTGAAGAAGAAAAGTCAGGTAAAATGGATATTAGTGACAATGAGAAAAAAGCCGATCTTTTGATAAAACTTCAGCGTTATGATGAAGCGATTTTGATATATCAGTCGCTTGTTGAAAAAGAACCTGAAAATCCGTCCATCTGGATAGGTCTTGGAGATGCATATCTTTACAAGTCGCTTCTTGCAAGCGGACAGCTAAAAGACATGTACAGCACGCTTAGTCTTGAGAGACCGGAAGAGAAAAAATCCGCATCTTTTGACATGTCTTCATTTGAGTCACACAGAAAAGCAGTTGATGCCTACAACAAGGCAGTTGAGCTCGATCCAATGGTATATCCAATTATTGCGGCAAAGATTCTTGGAAACTACGAGAAGACAATAAACAATTATCAGGATATTCTTAAAGGGATGAACGGATAA
- a CDS encoding cofactor-independent phosphoglycerate mutase, with translation MKYILILGDGMADWPVDELGGKTPLEYAKTPNFDRIAKEGKCGMLKTVPDSCEPGSDVANLGVLGYNAEECYTGRGPLEAVSMGIDLKEGAFAYRCNIVAVKDGIMADFTAGHISSEESAQLFKTLNEYLPESVKAYSGISYRNLLVLKNAKGSITKAPHDIVGQNISENLPTGDDSEILLKCVEISREVFKDHPVNKKRIADGKTPATEIWPWSGGKKPSIESFREKYGLSGGIISAVDLLNGIAKCAEMKVIKVPGATGYLDTDYEAKAEYAVKALTEEDIDFVYMHVEAPDEAGHLGSIKEKVLAIERLDEVSGRFFEIEDLMIAVLPDHPTPVAFKTHTKDPVPFAIRGRGVDECSVYSEKEAEEKGGFKTIDAKDFLNIFFGLKSA, from the coding sequence ATGAAATATATTTTAATTCTTGGCGATGGTATGGCAGACTGGCCAGTAGATGAGCTGGGAGGAAAAACCCCTCTTGAATATGCAAAAACTCCAAATTTTGACAGAATCGCAAAAGAAGGAAAGTGCGGGATGTTAAAAACCGTTCCTGACTCATGTGAACCCGGAAGCGATGTTGCAAATTTAGGTGTGCTTGGATACAACGCAGAGGAATGCTACACCGGAAGAGGGCCGCTTGAGGCCGTTAGTATGGGAATTGATTTAAAAGAGGGTGCTTTTGCATACCGTTGTAATATCGTGGCAGTAAAAGACGGAATTATGGCTGATTTTACAGCCGGCCATATCTCTTCAGAAGAAAGTGCACAGCTTTTTAAGACCTTAAACGAATATCTGCCAGAATCAGTAAAGGCATATTCCGGCATAAGCTACAGAAACCTCCTTGTGCTTAAAAACGCTAAAGGATCAATAACAAAAGCTCCGCATGACATAGTCGGCCAGAATATTTCAGAGAATCTTCCAACAGGCGATGATTCAGAAATTCTTCTTAAATGTGTTGAAATAAGCCGCGAAGTCTTTAAAGACCATCCGGTGAACAAAAAGAGAATCGCAGACGGAAAAACTCCCGCAACAGAAATATGGCCCTGGAGCGGCGGTAAAAAACCTTCTATTGAAAGCTTCAGAGAAAAATACGGTCTTTCCGGCGGGATTATCTCTGCAGTCGATTTACTAAACGGCATTGCAAAATGCGCAGAAATGAAGGTAATTAAAGTTCCGGGCGCTACCGGCTACCTGGACACTGACTACGAAGCAAAGGCAGAATACGCGGTTAAGGCATTAACAGAGGAGGATATTGACTTTGTTTACATGCATGTCGAAGCACCGGATGAGGCAGGACATCTTGGAAGCATAAAGGAAAAAGTGCTTGCAATAGAGCGTCTTGACGAAGTTTCGGGGAGATTTTTTGAGATTGAGGATTTGATGATAGCCGTCCTTCCTGATCACCCGACACCTGTGGCATTCAAGACCCATACAAAAGATCCTGTTCCTTTCGCCATCAGAGGCAGAGGTGTTGATGAATGCAGTGTTTATTCTGAAAAAGAGGCAGAAGAGAAGGGCGGTTTTAAAACAATTGACGCCAAAGACTTTTTAAACATTTTCTTCGGCCTTAAATCCGCCTGA
- a CDS encoding SLC13 family permease, which translates to MKKTLGRYIGIIVFLLILLYPIDPSVFPTGAKYVAAATMLMVIWWITEAIPIQATALLPIVLFPLLGVLSPAEACAPYADKIIFLFMGGFLIAMSMQRWGLHERIALHIIKKVGTSPRMLILGFMVATAFLSMWISNTATAMMMIPIAIAIIATILPKTGITLDDMTDTQRAFSECLVISIAYAASIGGLATIIGTPPNGIFVAQMETIFPHAPSIDFFTWMKFAFPLSCIFLPIAWVWLTYGPYRHMPEKISAGKEIINERLASLGDMTKGEKWTLLVFVGTAVAWIMRSEKTIGDFVIPGITTYLPFVDDSTIAIAGAVLLFLLPVSRSEGIYTMNWEWAKKIPWGILILFGGGICLSTAFIKSGLAAEIMEAMSFMHVLPIVVAIIIIAILVSLLTEVTSNTAIASVMMPVMAVTAVSMEVHPYLLMIPAAFACSMAFMLPVATPPNAVAFSSGYVSMRDMMRTGWALNIIGVIILTVFMFTIITWVLGFSYEIPVWALDPSTGL; encoded by the coding sequence ATGAAGAAAACTCTTGGCCGCTATATCGGAATTATAGTATTTCTTCTCATATTGCTATATCCTATAGACCCTTCGGTCTTTCCGACAGGGGCAAAATATGTCGCCGCCGCAACCATGCTGATGGTTATATGGTGGATAACAGAGGCAATTCCTATACAGGCGACAGCACTTTTGCCAATTGTTCTGTTCCCGCTTCTGGGTGTTTTATCCCCGGCTGAGGCATGTGCTCCCTATGCCGATAAAATAATTTTCCTTTTTATGGGGGGTTTTTTGATTGCAATGTCAATGCAGAGATGGGGTCTTCATGAAAGAATAGCGCTTCATATCATAAAAAAAGTGGGGACGTCTCCGAGAATGCTTATTCTAGGATTTATGGTCGCAACTGCCTTTCTTTCAATGTGGATTTCAAACACTGCAACAGCAATGATGATGATTCCGATTGCAATTGCAATTATTGCAACAATTCTTCCAAAAACAGGTATTACTCTTGATGATATGACAGATACTCAAAGAGCATTTTCAGAGTGTCTTGTAATATCAATTGCCTATGCCGCCTCAATCGGAGGTCTTGCAACAATCATCGGTACGCCTCCAAACGGAATTTTTGTAGCCCAGATGGAGACTATTTTTCCACATGCCCCATCTATTGACTTTTTCACATGGATGAAGTTTGCATTCCCGTTATCATGCATATTCCTGCCTATTGCATGGGTCTGGCTCACATATGGTCCTTACAGGCATATGCCGGAGAAGATTTCAGCCGGAAAGGAGATAATAAACGAAAGGCTTGCTTCTCTTGGCGATATGACAAAGGGTGAGAAATGGACTCTTTTGGTATTTGTCGGAACTGCGGTTGCATGGATTATGAGGTCTGAGAAGACAATCGGAGATTTTGTAATTCCCGGCATTACAACATATCTGCCGTTTGTTGATGACTCAACAATTGCAATTGCAGGTGCTGTTTTGCTTTTCCTTCTTCCGGTCAGCAGAAGTGAAGGGATTTATACAATGAACTGGGAATGGGCAAAAAAGATTCCCTGGGGCATTTTGATTCTCTTCGGCGGTGGTATATGCCTCTCAACAGCATTTATCAAGAGCGGACTTGCGGCTGAAATTATGGAAGCGATGTCTTTCATGCATGTTCTTCCAATAGTAGTTGCAATAATAATAATTGCAATTCTGGTCTCTTTGCTTACAGAAGTGACCTCAAATACTGCAATCGCGTCTGTTATGATGCCAGTTATGGCTGTAACTGCTGTGAGTATGGAAGTTCATCCTTATCTTCTGATGATTCCTGCCGCTTTTGCATGTTCAATGGCATTTATGCTTCCTGTTGCAACTCCGCCAAACGCCGTTGCATTCAGTTCGGGATATGTATCAATGCGTGATATGATGAGAACAGGCTGGGCTCTTAACATTATTGGAGTTATAATTCTTACAGTCTTCATGTTCACAATTATAACGTGGGTATTAGGATTTTCATATGAAATTCCGGTATGGGCGCTTGATCCATCAACCGGCCTTTAA